The Labrus mixtus chromosome 14, fLabMix1.1, whole genome shotgun sequence nucleotide sequence TGCCCCGTTGAAACAAACCTGTCTGCCTAGATTGAAGCTAAGTTAGCCAGGCTAACCTGTCCATGGCTCCTGTCCGGGTCTTGTGCATCCATGGTTACCGTCAGAACAGCGGCTCGTTCCGTGAAAAGACGGGAGCTCTGCGGAAGCTCTTGAAGAAACAAGTGGAGCTTGTTTATCTGAGTGCACCGCACAGTGTGCAGCAAGCTACTAGTGAAGGTCGGTCATTTACTTTCTCTTCATGCTGAAGGTTAACAACAACAAGCAAGTTCTCCAAATAAGTTGAGGGTTTATAAAGAGACAGACTAAAGATGTGTCCTTTTAAAGACAATGTGGACTTCATTTGAAATGATGTCCTCAACGATATcgagggttaaaaaaaaaaaaacatattaaagtaATTATAGTTAATTGCAAAAAcgaggaaaacaaaatgctACCTAATAACATAATTCATTTTGCAGCCcataaataattgtatttaatgCACCAGTATATTAATTGTCGGGTGATAAAAGAAACGTGCAGCTTCCCATTGAATAAGTCCACTCAGCAGATTTATCACTTTgtacctttctttctttcagatgCTCCAGAAAAGGAGAATAATTCAGGAGCTGGACCGGGAGGTGATGAGGACCCAAAGGGATGGTGGTTTTCTGACATCCAGGCCAGAAGTTTCAGCGCTCAGCAGGAGTGTGAGGAGAGCCTGGGCCTTGAGGAGAGTGTGTCCGTTGTTAGAGAAGCTGTGAAGGTCAAGGGCCCGTTTGACGGCATCCTGGGCTTCAGTCAGGGAGCAGCTTTTGTGGCCATGCTGTGCTCTCTTCAGGAGCGAAAACTAGAGCCGGATTTCAGCTTCCGCTTTGCCATCCTAGTCGCTGGTTTCCGCAGTGCCTGCAATGAACACCAACAATTCTACAACGCCCCCCTCCAGATCCCCTCCTTGCATGTATTTGGACTTGAAGATCGAGTCATCTCGGACAAGCTGAGCAGGGAGCTCGTCCCGAGCTTCCAAGACCCTGAGGTCATGACACATCCTGGTGGCCATTTTGTTCCTGCAGCATCTGCTCATAGGCAAACCTACCAGGACTTTCTCAAGAGGTTTCAgtgacaaacaaacatcaaacgACATTATTTGGTTGAAGAGCTTTAATTCAGGGAAACTCAACCACCAGAATATGACAAGGGAATGTTGATAATTTATTGTTCAGGAAATCATGGGGTACTTACATGTAATTAGATCCAGAGTCACTTTGGTTAAGATGCTAAATGTTGACTCTTGACGTTTGTCTCAAAAAGCTTTGTCCTAATCTGATCTGATGAACCCAAACAGTACAATGACTGCTGTTCTTCTCGGGATAGATCTCAGAGTACAAGccattaataaatgaataaatgtttacatactgtactactctgtttttgtgAGTTTTGTGATATATATGCCAAGTTATAAGTAACTTAGAAAATCAACAGGGCTTCATTCCAGTAAAATGGTATTCATTGTATGaggctgttttttcccccccaacaCATCTTGAATTAACTATTGTTCTATGAAGAACAAGTAGGAACTTAACTTAAACCTTAGCAGTCCACGTGGACTAAATGAAATACCAGGTCATGATGTTCCTCAGCTGTTCACTGCTACAGTAACGTTCCATCTAACAAAGGTCTACAGGGAAAATAGTTTGCCTCCGTCTCCGTACGTGTTCTCTTGAAAATCTGCCTTGAAAATGTTACAAGGAAGTTGGAACAAATGTCCTCGATTGCGTTAAACTCTGCTGTTCACTAAGAAGCGACTTGGACATAtggtaaatgtgtttaaatatgaaaaaaagatgtcaaGCTTACCACGCCCGTGTAATTGCTTCCTAAAGCAAACATCATTACAAGTTACCAAAATGTCAGCTATCCCACTATCAACACCGCCATGTGAACTATTAGAAAAAACTTCAATATTAAGCCCATGAAAAGACAGTGTATAGAGCTCATATCGCCACATGAGGTTCTGACAAATTTATTTGGCCCCTTAATTCAttaaaggggggtgggggggggatacATTTATGTGGATTCTCTATTTGTACACTGCAAGAAACAGTTATGTTACTCAAAAGTTGTATCTGTCttctaaaaaacaacacatttccagGAGAGGACTGATGTGTTAAGGATCTGGGAACACTGCCATGATTGTGGAAAGTTATGAcactgttttggtttttttctttgtttttttttatcagagccACAGTGGAAACCTTGATTTCATAAGTTTGAGTAATATTTTGCATAACATAGTTTTGCAGTCTTTGCCTGTGTAGCATGGGGAGATccttattctttaaaaaaaagtgacatgagGAGACTTTcagataaaaacaggaaaaatttaaagtgacatttttaagcATCACAATGTGGTGACTGAGTCATTCCCTCCGCCTACGGAATTTTTGCTCTGCAGATTGTGAGTAGCTTTACAGAGTCCATATACCTCAAAGATGAGGGTCTGTCCCCATCACGCGGGTTATACAGACAGGTTTCTGCACACGCTCCAACGCTCAAGGTTCAAGGACAAGTTGTTCTGTTACAGCTGAAGCATGTGCACGTCAGTCTGCACTCTGTCGATTGTTTCCAGATGTGCGttccctcctctccacctctctctctctctctctctctctctctctctctctctctctgcccttccCTTCCCTTTAGCTTTCATCTCCCACTGGCCTCTACCTCGCTTCCAACTCACAACATCCTCCTCCCATCCAACAATCCTGTGTGTGATCCACACACTCTATCCTATCACATGTCTGCTACATTTATGACACGGGCAAAAAATAATTTGGTTTGTCTGGATGTCATATAATCCACTCTTGACCTAAAAACTACAGACAACTGTGGGCTTTGCAGCTGGTTATTTGTACTGCTCATAttgagcaaacacaaacacacactctcttaatAAGTCTTAATGTTGAAAATATGCAACCTGTCTGATCAtctcaaactcacacacacacacacacacacacacacacatgcagatatcACAAGTTTTTGGTCCTGTTCCTCTATCAGAGCCTTcatttttgttctctcctgCGCTCCCCTGTGGCCCTTGTGTCCCTCCAAGAcctcacagcagacacacacacacacacacacacacatacacacgatCACACACATGGTTTTGATAACAacgagagacaaacagagagtgaGCGAGCAAGGGAAAtagtaagagaaaaaaaaaaaagaaacagagggtCACTCTTGCCAGTAAGTTTTACAGCAGAGCCGTGACTCTCTTCTCAGGAATCCGTTCCCCCTGTTGCACAACAACCGGGAAATAATggaatgagagacagagacagatgaggGTGGAGTTATCCTCCTTTTCTgtcttctccccctctctgggTTTCTGGAGAGTAAGGGCACTTTTTCAGCTCCTCTTGAatgatcatttttttccctctccgtCCGGTAGAGTAAGAGAGATGGAGCAGGGGGCAGAGGGGTGTGTCACAGCACAGATGGACTctattttgattatttgttgTTAAGGGAGACGGAAGGAAGAAGTGGGAGGGGCCATGTGCTGCGCGTGTCTATATAAGAGTTGCACTTAAACTCCAAAGAGCCCGGTCATCCCAGGGCCCATGTCGCCAAATGGAGGTTGGCAAACTCTTGACTTGTTGCCATAACTTCCAGCACTGGAATAATCTGCTATTTCAAGATATACGGCAAAGGACTTGATATTTCATCACATGACCTGAACTGTCGGATCTATAcattttgttcccttttttttta carries:
- the ovca2 gene encoding esterase OVCA2 yields the protein MAPVRVLCIHGYRQNSGSFREKTGALRKLLKKQVELVYLSAPHSVQQATSEDAPEKENNSGAGPGGDEDPKGWWFSDIQARSFSAQQECEESLGLEESVSVVREAVKVKGPFDGILGFSQGAAFVAMLCSLQERKLEPDFSFRFAILVAGFRSACNEHQQFYNAPLQIPSLHVFGLEDRVISDKLSRELVPSFQDPEVMTHPGGHFVPAASAHRQTYQDFLKRFQ